One Bradyrhizobium sp. ISRA464 genomic window carries:
- a CDS encoding glycosyl hydrolase, translated as MTELVTNLGVPAGRIGEKLSSHNSEEGNMDSNRISGTGSPAAPTRYIGAQEDHSLLFGQALNEARSSSATPGKAPIWSSSAPYGNFSRDGYAWNNDVWGAGAGPQTISVRAVNQWGVWSNQPNTGGIKSYPHQAFNVGKPLSSINTLRSSFNQGVPAGGAWDVAYDIWDSSNQYEIMLWTNYTGNSDGGGNVKPISYHYSPSRAAIPVYRNIDAGGATWNVFEGFNGHKVISLLRTSKTNSGTVDIKSILEWIKSKGYFGDINVGSVQYGVEITSSPGGMNFNFNDWTVTSK; from the coding sequence ATGACTGAACTGGTCACAAACCTTGGGGTACCCGCTGGGCGGATCGGCGAGAAGCTTAGTTCTCATAACAGCGAGGAGGGCAATATGGATTCCAATCGGATAAGCGGTACCGGCTCGCCAGCGGCGCCAACGCGGTATATTGGCGCACAGGAGGATCATAGTCTTCTATTTGGGCAGGCTCTGAATGAAGCCAGGTCATCGTCTGCCACGCCTGGAAAGGCTCCGATCTGGAGTTCGAGCGCTCCATACGGGAACTTCTCACGCGATGGCTACGCTTGGAACAACGACGTATGGGGCGCGGGCGCCGGACCTCAGACGATTTCTGTGCGTGCGGTCAACCAGTGGGGCGTGTGGTCGAACCAGCCTAATACCGGGGGAATCAAGAGCTATCCGCACCAGGCTTTCAATGTCGGGAAGCCGCTGAGTTCAATCAACACGCTACGCTCGAGCTTCAATCAGGGTGTTCCTGCCGGCGGCGCCTGGGACGTTGCCTACGATATCTGGGACAGCTCAAACCAGTATGAGATAATGCTATGGACAAACTACACCGGAAACTCGGACGGCGGCGGCAACGTAAAGCCCATTTCATATCATTACTCTCCTTCGCGGGCGGCGATCCCGGTCTATCGAAATATCGATGCAGGCGGGGCGACTTGGAACGTGTTTGAAGGCTTCAATGGTCACAAGGTCATCTCACTCCTTCGCACTTCGAAGACCAACAGTGGGACAGTGGACATCAAGAGTATCCTGGAGTGGATCAAGTCGAAGGGCTACTTTGGCGACATAAACGTCGGTAGCGTCCAATACGGCGTCGAGATCACCTCGTCCCCAGGCGGAATGAACTTCAATTTCAACGACTGGACCGTGACCTCAAAATGA
- a CDS encoding Glu/Leu/Phe/Val dehydrogenase codes for MTAYRGPVFDMAVKQFEVIADYLCIPQDARARLLMPKRAVTVSCPIHRDDGTMAVFEGYRVQHHLTLGPTKGGTRFAASVDLGEVAALAIWMSWKCALVGLPYGGAKGGINVDPSSLSKRELEVLSRRYMQEMIPFVGPHTDVMAPDMGTNEQIMAWFMDTYSMYQGQTVTEIVTGKPVSAGGTLGRREATGRGVAHLVHRAADELKIRLSGATAVVQGFGNVGSIAALELHNMGVKVIAVSDHTGALYRPAGLDIPQLVRHAASRGSLNGYSSELALDSMEMLTLQCDVLVPAAVERVINGKIAGNLRCRILAEGANGPTTPEADRVLEKRQKEIFVIPDILCNSGGVVVSYFEWVQDLQRLFWEEEEVMRREYQVLDRAFERVLSRSRRDKIFNRSAAMAIGVERVRGAKDTRGLFP; via the coding sequence GTGACGGCATACCGTGGACCTGTCTTTGACATGGCCGTGAAGCAATTCGAGGTCATCGCAGATTATCTATGCATACCGCAGGACGCGAGAGCTCGGCTACTGATGCCAAAGCGCGCGGTCACGGTCTCTTGTCCGATTCATCGTGATGACGGCACGATGGCGGTCTTCGAGGGCTATCGCGTGCAGCATCACCTAACGCTTGGCCCAACGAAAGGTGGTACGCGCTTCGCTGCAAGCGTTGATCTCGGCGAAGTTGCGGCACTCGCCATCTGGATGAGCTGGAAGTGCGCACTGGTCGGATTGCCCTATGGTGGCGCGAAGGGAGGAATCAACGTCGATCCCTCAAGCTTGTCCAAGCGCGAACTTGAGGTGCTTTCGCGTCGCTATATGCAGGAGATGATTCCGTTCGTTGGACCGCATACAGATGTGATGGCGCCCGACATGGGAACCAACGAGCAGATCATGGCCTGGTTCATGGACACCTACTCTATGTATCAAGGGCAAACAGTCACGGAAATCGTGACGGGAAAGCCCGTCAGCGCCGGCGGAACATTGGGACGTCGTGAAGCCACAGGCAGAGGCGTCGCTCATTTGGTTCATCGTGCCGCAGATGAGCTTAAGATCCGTCTCAGTGGTGCAACCGCGGTCGTACAGGGGTTCGGAAATGTCGGTTCGATCGCCGCGCTCGAACTGCACAATATGGGTGTGAAAGTGATTGCGGTAAGCGATCACACCGGCGCGCTATATCGGCCCGCGGGCCTCGACATTCCCCAGTTGGTCAGGCATGCAGCCTCGCGAGGGAGCCTGAACGGCTACTCCAGCGAACTTGCTTTGGACTCAATGGAGATGCTGACGTTGCAGTGCGATGTGCTTGTTCCAGCCGCCGTGGAACGGGTCATCAACGGCAAAATTGCCGGTAACCTGCGTTGCCGGATACTTGCTGAAGGAGCGAATGGTCCGACCACGCCAGAGGCCGATCGAGTTCTCGAGAAGCGTCAGAAGGAGATCTTTGTGATCCCGGATATTTTGTGCAACTCAGGAGGTGTGGTGGTCAGCTACTTCGAATGGGTGCAGGACCTTCAGCGATTGTTCTGGGAGGAGGAAGAGGTGATGCGGCGAGAGTACCAAGTGCTCGATCGCGCGTTTGAGCGCGTATTGTCGCGAAGCAGGCGAGACAAGATTTTCAACCGGAGCGCCGCTATGGCAATTGGTGTGGAGCGGGTCCGTGGTGCAAAGGACACGCGTGGACTGTTTCCGTAG
- a CDS encoding MFS transporter translates to MIDRAKVQMRSAADGITAPLRHATFRRIWLASLLSNLGILIQGVGAAWAMTQMTSSADKVALVQTALLLPVMLISLPAGAIADMYDRRIVALISLGIACAGATALTVVAWLSLATPNLLLMLCFIVGSGMALMGPAWQSSVGEQVPLEAQLPAAVALNGISYNIARSVGPAIGGVVVATAGAVAAFALNTLLYLPLVIALFLWKRSSAPSRLPPEGFSRAIVSGVRYISNSPSIKIVLVRTLVTGVVGGAVTALMPLVARDLLHGDAQTYGIMLGAFGLGAVVGALNITEIRKRMSGEAAIRACALTMGAAIAAVALSREAVLTAAALVLAGAVWMMAWTVFNIGVQLSAPRWVAGRSLAAYQAASSGGIAVGSWGWGHLTDAAGVETALMVSAALMLASPLIGRWLPMPRVGARGEEAALVGDPEVRLALTGRSGPLVVEIEYRVAQENARAFHNVMQDVQLSRQRNGAYGWSIARDIADPELWTERYHCPTWFDYLRWRNRSTQWERELEQRAIRFHIGPAPVRVRRMLERPFGSVRWKDDTPELGPAIIRPQARQRHQ, encoded by the coding sequence ATGATCGATCGAGCCAAAGTCCAGATGCGTAGCGCTGCCGACGGCATCACGGCGCCGCTTCGGCACGCGACCTTCCGGCGCATCTGGCTTGCGAGCCTCCTCTCGAATCTCGGCATCCTGATTCAAGGTGTTGGTGCGGCTTGGGCAATGACGCAGATGACGTCCTCGGCCGACAAGGTCGCATTGGTGCAGACCGCACTGTTGCTGCCGGTGATGCTGATTTCGTTACCAGCCGGCGCGATCGCCGATATGTATGACCGTCGCATCGTCGCACTGATCTCGCTTGGCATCGCGTGCGCCGGCGCAACCGCCCTCACCGTGGTCGCCTGGCTTAGTCTAGCCACACCGAACCTCTTGCTCATGCTTTGCTTCATCGTCGGCAGCGGCATGGCGCTGATGGGACCGGCTTGGCAATCGTCGGTTGGCGAACAAGTGCCGTTGGAAGCGCAGCTGCCTGCGGCAGTCGCGCTGAACGGCATCAGCTACAATATCGCGCGCAGCGTAGGTCCGGCGATCGGCGGCGTCGTGGTGGCGACTGCGGGCGCAGTGGCCGCATTCGCGCTTAACACGTTGCTCTATCTGCCGCTGGTAATCGCCTTGTTCCTTTGGAAACGCAGCAGCGCGCCCTCACGCCTGCCGCCTGAAGGGTTCAGCCGCGCGATAGTGTCCGGTGTGCGCTACATCAGCAATTCGCCATCGATCAAGATTGTGCTCGTCCGCACTTTGGTGACCGGCGTCGTCGGCGGCGCAGTCACCGCGCTGATGCCGCTGGTGGCGCGCGACCTCTTGCATGGTGACGCTCAGACCTACGGCATCATGCTCGGCGCCTTTGGCCTGGGCGCGGTGGTCGGCGCACTGAACATCACCGAGATCCGCAAGCGGATGAGCGGCGAGGCCGCAATCCGCGCCTGCGCGCTGACGATGGGCGCGGCGATCGCCGCGGTCGCGCTCAGCCGCGAAGCTGTGTTGACCGCGGCGGCACTGGTCCTGGCCGGGGCCGTCTGGATGATGGCGTGGACCGTGTTCAACATTGGGGTGCAGTTGTCGGCACCGCGCTGGGTGGCCGGACGCTCGCTCGCAGCCTATCAGGCGGCGAGCTCAGGCGGAATTGCCGTCGGCAGCTGGGGTTGGGGTCATCTAACCGACGCGGCAGGGGTCGAAACTGCGCTCATGGTGTCGGCCGCCTTGATGCTGGCCTCTCCACTGATCGGCCGTTGGCTGCCCATGCCCCGCGTCGGCGCGAGAGGAGAAGAAGCCGCGCTTGTCGGCGATCCCGAGGTACGTCTCGCCTTGACCGGGCGTAGCGGACCGCTCGTCGTCGAGATCGAGTATCGGGTTGCACAGGAGAATGCGCGAGCGTTTCATAATGTGATGCAGGACGTGCAACTGTCACGCCAGCGCAACGGGGCCTATGGCTGGTCGATCGCGCGCGACATTGCCGATCCCGAATTGTGGACCGAGCGCTATCACTGCCCGACCTGGTTCGACTACTTGCGCTGGCGCAACCGCTCGACCCAGTGGGAACGTGAATTAGAGCAGCGGGCCATTCGTTTCCATATCGGCCCTGCGCCGGTACGCGTCCGCCGCATGTTGGAGAGGCCGTTCGGCTCAGTCCGTTGGAAGGACGACACGCCCGAACTGGGACCCGCGATAATACGGCCGCAAGCTCGGCAAAGGCACCAATAG
- a CDS encoding integration host factor subunit beta produces the protein MIKSELVQRISDRSPHLYQRDVEKIVSAILDEIVDALVRGDRVELRGFGVFSVKQRRARTGRDPRTGRNVHIDQKRLPSFKAGKEMRERLKREMQCETVSSPSDKQLDRCIWPKETA, from the coding sequence ATGATCAAGTCCGAGCTCGTTCAGCGCATCAGCGACCGCAGCCCGCATCTTTATCAGCGTGACGTCGAGAAAATCGTAAGCGCAATCCTGGACGAGATCGTCGACGCACTCGTGCGCGGCGACCGGGTCGAGTTGCGTGGCTTCGGAGTATTTTCGGTCAAGCAACGCCGGGCTCGCACGGGCCGCGACCCACGAACAGGGCGGAACGTTCACATTGACCAGAAGCGCCTTCCGTCCTTCAAGGCCGGCAAGGAAATGCGCGAGCGCCTGAAGCGCGAGATGCAATGCGAGACGGTATCCTCACCATCCGACAAGCAGCTCGACAGATGTATTTGGCCAAAAGAAACCGCGTGA
- a CDS encoding FkbM family methyltransferase — MSSAEVHRHIISLLQKPNPVILDIGCNDGTDTKHFLKLCPQAQLYCFEPDPRAIARFKNNLGPCLDKVRLFEVAISDRNGTIEFHPSNGEGEAKEWDLSGSIRRPKNHLTEYGWVRFDKPFSVETRRLDDWCSEAKLDKIDFIWMDVQGAESDVIAGGRKAFSNTRFIYTEYSDRELYEGQLSLQAILELLPSFEVATHYPGAVEGDVLLKNTRF, encoded by the coding sequence ATGTCTTCCGCAGAAGTGCACCGGCACATTATTTCGCTTCTCCAGAAGCCAAACCCGGTCATCCTGGACATCGGTTGCAACGACGGCACCGATACGAAACATTTTCTCAAGCTGTGCCCGCAGGCGCAGCTCTATTGCTTTGAGCCGGACCCTCGAGCGATCGCTCGTTTCAAGAACAACCTGGGGCCGTGCCTCGACAAGGTGAGGCTGTTTGAGGTCGCGATCAGCGATCGAAATGGAACGATCGAATTCCACCCAAGCAATGGGGAGGGAGAGGCGAAGGAATGGGATCTCTCGGGCTCGATACGCCGGCCCAAAAACCATCTGACCGAGTACGGGTGGGTCCGGTTTGACAAGCCATTCTCGGTTGAAACGCGACGGCTGGACGACTGGTGTAGCGAAGCGAAGCTGGACAAGATCGATTTCATTTGGATGGACGTGCAGGGAGCAGAGTCCGATGTGATCGCGGGCGGCAGAAAGGCCTTCAGCAATACGCGCTTTATTTATACAGAATACAGCGACCGGGAGCTCTACGAAGGGCAGCTATCCTTGCAGGCCATTCTTGAGCTGTTGCCTTCGTTCGAAGTGGCAACCCATTATCCGGGCGCGGTAGAAGGCGATGTGCTGCTCAAGAACACGCGATTTTAG